The genome window GAGCAGCGCCGGCGTCGGCGGGCGGGTCGAGCGCACGCGGGCGTAAATCTCAAGACCGCCGTCGGGCAACTCGGCAAGCGTGCCGCCGCCGATCCAGTTGGTGTCGCGCAGATACAGCCGCCGCGTCGTCAGCGCTTCGCGCGGGCCGACGACGACGCGGTGATTGTCGGCATCGAGATGGACCACATAGAGCGGCTCGCCGACGGCGACGCCGATGCCGCGGCGCTGGCCGATCGTGTAGTGGATGATGCCGTCATGGCGGCCGAGCACGCGGCCGTCGACATGGACGATCTCGCCGGTTTCGGCTGCGCCCGGCTTCAGCCGTTCGATGACTTCCGAATAACGCCCGGTCGGGACGAAGCAGATGTCCTGGCTGTCCGACTTGTCGGCGATCTCAAGGCCGAGTTCGCGGGCCGCCTCGCGGGTCTCCGCCTTCGACATGTTGCCGAGCGGGAAACGCAGGAAGTCGAGCTGCTCCTGCGTGGTTGCGAAAAGGAAATAGCTCTGGTCGCGCTCGTCGTCGACGGGACGGAACAGGGCACGGTGATTGCCGACCGTCTTGGTGCGGACATAGTGGCCGGTTGCGAGCGCCGCGGCGCCGAGGTCGCGCGCGGTGTCCAAGAGGTCGTGGAACTTGACGGTCTGATTGCAGGCAACGCAGGGCACCGGGGTTTCGCCGGCGATATAGCTCGCGGCGAACTGATCGATAACGGCCTCGCGGAAACGGTCCTCGTAGTCGAGCACGTAATGGGGAATGCCGAGCTTCTCGGCGACCCGGCGAGCGTCGTAGATGTCCTGGCCGGCGCAGCAGGCGCCCTTGCGGTGGACCGCTTCGCCGTGATCGTAGAGCTGCAGCGTGATGCCGACGACGTCGTAGCCTGCCCGCTTCAACAGGCCCGCGGCAACGGACGAGTCGACGCCGCCAGACATGGCGACGACGATGCGGGTGTCCTCAGGACGTCCGGGCAGATCGAGAGTGTCGAACATCGCTTCCAACCATCACGGGGACTGCGGCCAGCGCGCGCGGTCCCGAACCGTTCGATTCAACAGGACAAGGCGGCGGGGATGCAATCCCTCGAAAACGCCCAAACCACCATCCGACCGTTCCGGGAGGCACCGGCTCGGTTCGTCTTGCGGCCAATTTCGGTGCGCATGTCCGCGCCCGTCGTGTGGGCTTCGTGGGCAAGCGCTTCCAAACCGTCTTTATAGGTCGTCGCGGCGGGTTTCGCCACATCGAGGTGGGCAGCTTCTGCCGGGCAGGCAAGGCTTTCCCGCACAGGCGGCTCGCGAGGGACCATGGGCGGTTTCATATCACTCTGAAAACATTGCTGTTTTCTATTTCTGCGACTTGGCCCCCGGATTGCATCCTTTGGTCCACTAAGGCCTGTTCGCGTTTGGGAGCCAGTGTATCGTGATCGATTTGACGTTGCGTACGGACAGTTACGGCAAGGCGGATCTGCTGTCGGGGACGGCGGTGAAGGCCGACGGCCGTGTCGGTTTCGAGAGCTTCCTGCCGGCCAACGATGCGCCGGTGGCGCGCGATGCGCCGCCGCGTGACAGCCGTTCCGAACGCGTTTCTTCCACCAGAGCAA of Hyphomicrobiales bacterium contains these proteins:
- a CDS encoding tRNA 2-thiouridine(34) synthase MnmA, translated to MFDTLDLPGRPEDTRIVVAMSGGVDSSVAAGLLKRAGYDVVGITLQLYDHGEAVHRKGACCAGQDIYDARRVAEKLGIPHYVLDYEDRFREAVIDQFAASYIAGETPVPCVACNQTVKFHDLLDTARDLGAAALATGHYVRTKTVGNHRALFRPVDDERDQSYFLFATTQEQLDFLRFPLGNMSKAETREAARELGLEIADKSDSQDICFVPTGRYSEVIERLKPGAAETGEIVHVDGRVLGRHDGIIHYTIGQRRGIGVAVGEPLYVVHLDADNHRVVVGPREALTTRRLYLRDTNWIGGGTLAELPDGGLEIYARVRSTRPPTPALLSVEDGNVIVELTEAEYGVAPGQACVFYDAPEGVARVLGGGWIDHVGHTFETGTAATGLGESAALAPGE